The DNA sequence GAACTTTTAGAAGAATAgtactttgttaattttgtttattcatatgaaacatatattttattttgcaatTTGTATATTCATATTGCTTTATATATATGGAAACTGATTATAGCTCTGTCATGTGTGGATTAGTAATTGTAAAATGCTGGTGCTGCAGACTATACAAAATATGCTTCGCGATGGTATTGAAACTTGGGCACCACAACTTGAAGTCAAAAGGGCCGTAGTTGACTTTTCATCACCGAATATAGCAAAAGAAATGCATGTTGGCCACTTAAGGTCTACTATCATTGGGGACGCTCTAGCCCGTATGCTTGagttctcaaatgttgatgtccTAAGGCGTAACCATGTTGGTGACTGGGGAACACAGGTAGATGTTAGTTTTGTAAACAGTATATTGACATTGACTGGTATAGATAGTTCTCAAGGGAGGTGTTTCTTGTTGTAAATCTTCATGAATTGTTTCCTGCATTTTTTATGTTTGGCAACATATTCACATCCACTTACATATAAACATAATTGCAGTTGTAATATTACATGGTTGGATGACATTAGCTAATTGCAGGCAGCACCAGCTTACTGCTGTCTGCGCTGCTCTTTAGTAGTACTATAGTGATTGAGATGTAATTACACGCATGATATTACATGTTTTGATGATTGCAAATTGGTTGAAGGCTGAGTTGTCTGCTTTGTACTTTATCACTACTAGCTTTATAGCATTATCTAGGCGTTCATGGTTAAAGAATGGATTTTGTCATCTGTTATAAATCTACTACTATCAtcattcacttttttttttcctgatgAGAAATATTCTGTGTTTTTCAGTTTGGTATGTTGATTGAATTCCTCTTTGAGAATTATCCAAATTTAGAAGATGTTAGTGAAACTGCAATTGGAGACTTGCAGGTTAgtgaaatttacactaaacatttatatacttttttgcTCTTTACATCTTGTGAAcaagcatttttatttttcttttgtatgggttcttttattaatttttttggctAATGTCATGGAGAGGGAGTTGATATTTTGTGTTTTAAATTAGAATTATTCAATATAGATTATTTGTGTTGACTAGAATAACTTCCTCTGTATAGTGCTTAAGAGGAGCTGTGTTCTTATGATGACGGTGATGATgcttttaacttttttaatgTTGAGTTCTAGGAGAGAGATTTATTGAAAATAATGAGTAAACTTGTACCAGATTTTAACATAAAAGCCatcatatattttagtgtaaggGTAAATTTGAGCAAAAGCATTTTTGTAATTTgcacctttttttttaataacttttATTTGCTTGTCTTTGTTGGTGAGGTATATTGTGGCTAATTACACCCCTGATACaaaatacaatattaatttaagtgAAAGTTTGTAGGCTTTCTATAAAGCTTCAAAACAGAGGTTCGATGATGATGCTGCTTTCAAGTTGAGGGCACAACAGGCAGTTGTAAAGCTTCAGGTAAGTTACTATTATTTATTGTAGAAGATACACGTAAAGCTGATTTCATTTGCTTAAGCTTTGAAGTTTTAATTTGGGGGTTTTTGTTTTGTTCGTTGAATTTCTACTTCTACTTGTTCAATTTTATAAAACAGGGTGGTGAATCTGAGTACCGGAAGGCATGGTCAAAAATATGTGAAATCAGCCGGAAGGAGTTTGATAAGGTGTATCAACGTCTTGGAGTTAAATTGGAAGAAAAGGTAGTTTTAGCTTAACTTTCTGTACGTAGAGATTTTGGAGACAATTTAGCTGCTTTGTTGCCTACTTTATGATTATTATTGGGGCAGTTACTAGCACATACTACTACTGTGGTAGTAAATTATTTGGTAACTGTTACAGTTTGAAAACTTAGAAAAGATGAAATATTAGATTTTGTAGTGGAAACTTTtataatttaagaatttttttcccCATAAGTCTTTAAATACTGTGAGTGCATTGAATTCGCTTTTTTGTCATCAttggttttgttttcttttacaGGGAGAAAGTTTTTACAATCCATATATTCCAGGCGTTATAAAGGAATTGAGCGAACTAGGATTAGTTGAGGAAAGTGAGGGTGCTCGTGTGATCTTTATTGAAGGGGCTAACATTCCCCTTATTGTGGTGAAGAGTGACGGTGGTTTCAACTATGCTTCAACTGATCTCACAGCTCTTTGGTTAGTTGTTTATTTGATGTTTGTGTTAACATTTCAAGTTTATTCTTCCAAATGCTTTAATTATTCACTTTCTTTCACTTAGTCCAAGTATCTCCTAGTATTCGTATAATTCAGTTATATTCTTGCATCGCGAATGTGTAAATTAGGTGTGGAAAGTGCTAACTACACTTTATCTAGCACGCTCTTTTACATTCTTATTTGAACGCGTGACATGTGATAAGTATTCTATGTTTTAATAATATTGAAAGTAATTACTAAAATCCACATGCTAAACAATGATATAAGAGAGGGTAAAAAAAGTGTCTTTGACATTTCTCATAAAGTGCTGGACATTGTGATTGTGCATGTTGATGCACTGCAACTCAGCGTGTTTTCACAGGCATGAAGATGCACTTACATTTGTGCAAGATTGGCACGTATACTGTGTTGATTATGTATGTAATTGATGAAATTATGTTTTATATTGGATTTGTGAAGCTTATGTTTGACATTGCTTCTTGCAATGCATAGGTATCGACTTAATGAAGAGAAAGCAGAGTGGATTGTATATGTTACTGACGTTGGTCAGCAACAGCACTTTGATATGTTTTTCAAGGTATGTACATAGTATCAAAATTTACCATTATATCTTGTGTTGATGGTCCTTCATTAGTTCTTTagttaattatatatttcttttgttAGATAAGTGGTATTTGTTCTTCGACTTATGATTGCTTGCTTGCTTGAGAGATTTTAACTTTGAGTGTGCTTAGAATCCAATCAGATACGTGTCCCTGATCTGCATGACATTGTACAATACTAGTTTTGCGAAAATGATCTTGTTCTTTTGTTCCAGGCCGCTAAACGTGCAGGTTGGCTTCCTGCTGATGATAGCAAATATCCAAAAGCTAGTCATGTTGGTTTTGGTCTGGTTCTTGGAGAAGATGGCAAACGATTTAGAACTCGGAGCTCAGAGGTTGTTCGATTAGTTGATTTACTTGATGAAGCCAAGAGCCGCAGTAAAACTGCACTTATTGAGCGTGgtatgtacttttttttttatgtacttTTAAGAGCATGTTCAAGTACCTATTAATGTGGCATAGTTATTTGTATCTTACTTTCATCATTTACTTTATGTTCATGATTGAGAATGTGTCTCATGTCTTTTCTGTCTCTCATTGATTAATCCTTCCTTACCTgtcaaacttaaatattaatcaGGCAAGGCCAAAGAGTGGACTGAACAGGAGCTTGAGCAAACTGCTGAGGCTGTTGGTTATGGTGCAGTTAAGTAAGTGATCAGTACTTGAGCTTCTTGTTTATGAAATGATTTAACAGTTAGTGTGCTGTGATTTTTATCAAAAGCTGTTACAGTCccaagattaattatatttttattcaaaatttttggtCATAAACTCTCATTTAATATGTGGCTGTACTTGGCAGGTACGCTGACCTGAAGAATAACAGGCTAACCAATTATACATTTGATTTTGATCAGATGTTAAGTGATAAGGTGTGGTGACTTCTGTTGTAGTTTTCTTTTGTCAATATTTAATTGAAGAAAGAATACTAAATAAATTTGTTAATCATTAGTGAAAATGGACATATATGTTTTCCACTTGATAGTTACTTTTTTTGTTTTCTCCGAAGCACAATGCAGCAACACTAGTTGCTGATGACATTTTTTCTTTGTCTTTCTAAAAATGTCTGAGCAGGGCAATACTGCTGTCTACTTGCTCTATGCTCATGCTAGGATCTGTTCAATCATTAGGAAGTCTGGCAAAGACATAGACGAGTTGAAGAAAGTAAGTTATTTCTACTTTCGTAATTGTCATTGCTAAACCTTATATCTTATGATCTTTCTTCGTCTGCATTATTTTtcgtaaataaatattaattgaagTCACTTGACACTAGGACAAATTCTTGTAACTGTACTGCTTCTGTGGAAAAaggttttattatattaatacttTAACTACTTGTTTTGAACAGGCTGGGGTGATTGTTTTGGATCATGCTGGTGAGCGTGAATTGGGCCTGCATTTGCTACAATTTTCCGAGGTAAGTGCATCCATATTGGTGAATTTGATTGTTGCCCTCTGATCTACATGTTTGGTTGCAAGAGTAGCGAGCATAATTGCTGTCTAAATTTACAGGTTGTTGAAGAAGCGGGCACCAATCTCTTGCCAAACGTTCTGTGTGAATATCTTTATAACCTGTCAGAAATCTTCACTAAGAAATTTTATT is a window from the Cannabis sativa cultivar Pink pepper isolate KNU-18-1 chromosome 1, ASM2916894v1, whole genome shotgun sequence genome containing:
- the LOC115705165 gene encoding arginine--tRNA ligase, cytoplasmic isoform X1, whose translation is MRGSINLILPPISPPSFISLNRLSHLYFSPSPSSSDLLKAASKKLVFATKTQPLSTMATDEERVGNVKRQLAKLFESSLRAIVPDESDVEPLIAPCTGKFGDYQCNNAMGLWSKIKGKGTEFRGPPSVGQAIMKNLPPSEIVESCSVAGPGFVNVVLSKSWIAKTIQNMLRDGIETWAPQLEVKRAVVDFSSPNIAKEMHVGHLRSTIIGDALARMLEFSNVDVLRRNHVGDWGTQFGMLIEFLFENYPNLEDVSETAIGDLQAFYKASKQRFDDDAAFKLRAQQAVVKLQGGESEYRKAWSKICEISRKEFDKVYQRLGVKLEEKGESFYNPYIPGVIKELSELGLVEESEGARVIFIEGANIPLIVVKSDGGFNYASTDLTALWYRLNEEKAEWIVYVTDVGQQQHFDMFFKAAKRAGWLPADDSKYPKASHVGFGLVLGEDGKRFRTRSSEVVRLVDLLDEAKSRSKTALIERGKAKEWTEQELEQTAEAVGYGAVKYADLKNNRLTNYTFDFDQMLSDKGNTAVYLLYAHARICSIIRKSGKDIDELKKAGVIVLDHAGERELGLHLLQFSEVVEEAGTNLLPNVLCEYLYNLSEIFTKKFYSNCQVVGSAEETSRLLLCEATAIVMRKCFYLLGIEPVYKI
- the LOC115705165 gene encoding arginine--tRNA ligase, chloroplastic/mitochondrial isoform X2 — encoded protein: MATDEERVGNVKRQLAKLFESSLRAIVPDESDVEPLIAPCTGKFGDYQCNNAMGLWSKIKGKGTEFRGPPSVGQAIMKNLPPSEIVESCSVAGPGFVNVVLSKSWIAKTIQNMLRDGIETWAPQLEVKRAVVDFSSPNIAKEMHVGHLRSTIIGDALARMLEFSNVDVLRRNHVGDWGTQFGMLIEFLFENYPNLEDVSETAIGDLQAFYKASKQRFDDDAAFKLRAQQAVVKLQGGESEYRKAWSKICEISRKEFDKVYQRLGVKLEEKGESFYNPYIPGVIKELSELGLVEESEGARVIFIEGANIPLIVVKSDGGFNYASTDLTALWYRLNEEKAEWIVYVTDVGQQQHFDMFFKAAKRAGWLPADDSKYPKASHVGFGLVLGEDGKRFRTRSSEVVRLVDLLDEAKSRSKTALIERGKAKEWTEQELEQTAEAVGYGAVKYADLKNNRLTNYTFDFDQMLSDKGNTAVYLLYAHARICSIIRKSGKDIDELKKAGVIVLDHAGERELGLHLLQFSEVVEEAGTNLLPNVLCEYLYNLSEIFTKKFYSNCQVVGSAEETSRLLLCEATAIVMRKCFYLLGIEPVYKI